One genomic region from Leptospira montravelensis encodes:
- a CDS encoding protein-glutamate methylesterase/protein-glutamine glutaminase, with product MKKIKVFVIDDSAVVRQVLTEIFNSDSNFDFLGSASDPIFALDKMNNNWPDVIVLDIEMPRMDGLSFLKKIMAERPTPVVICSTLTTEGSDTAMIAMSLGACDIITKPKIGLKDFLNESTIELTDAVIAAASVSLKALPNHLERKEFSIKTEKKQDISQLQATEKIVAIGTSTGGTIALEQVLTKLPRDKTPGIVIVQHMPEKFTETFAKRLDSICDISVREAKDGDRVVRGLALIAPGNRHMTIRRSGAQYFVDVADGPLVNRHKPSVDVLFRSVARQVGKNAKGIIMTGMGDDGASGILEMKEAGADTIAQNEETSVVFGMPKEAIRRGGVNHILPLTEIYKTIVGYG from the coding sequence ATGAAAAAAATCAAGGTATTTGTAATTGATGATTCAGCAGTCGTAAGGCAAGTGTTAACCGAAATATTCAATTCGGATTCTAATTTTGATTTTTTAGGAAGTGCCTCTGACCCGATTTTTGCCCTAGATAAAATGAATAACAATTGGCCAGATGTGATCGTTTTAGATATCGAAATGCCAAGAATGGATGGTCTGTCTTTTTTAAAAAAGATAATGGCAGAAAGACCAACACCAGTTGTGATTTGTTCTACATTGACTACCGAAGGCTCCGATACTGCAATGATTGCGATGAGCCTTGGTGCTTGTGATATCATTACAAAACCGAAAATAGGATTAAAAGATTTTTTAAATGAATCTACGATTGAACTAACAGATGCAGTGATTGCAGCCGCATCCGTATCTCTAAAGGCACTACCAAATCATTTAGAGAGAAAAGAGTTTTCGATTAAAACGGAAAAAAAACAAGATATTTCCCAATTACAAGCCACAGAAAAAATTGTTGCGATTGGAACTTCTACCGGAGGCACCATCGCGTTAGAACAAGTTCTCACCAAACTTCCCAGAGACAAAACCCCTGGGATTGTGATAGTCCAACATATGCCCGAAAAATTTACCGAGACCTTTGCCAAACGATTAGATTCCATTTGTGATATTAGCGTCAGGGAAGCAAAAGATGGAGACCGTGTTGTGAGAGGACTGGCGCTCATTGCACCAGGGAACCGCCATATGACAATTAGGCGATCCGGAGCCCAGTATTTTGTGGATGTGGCAGATGGACCACTTGTCAATCGTCATAAACCTTCTGTGGATGTATTGTTTCGTTCCGTCGCTAGACAAGTTGGAAAAAATGCCAAAGGAATCATAATGACTGGAATGGGAGACGATGGAGCCTCTGGCATTTTAGAAATGAAAGAAGCTGGGGCTGATACGATAGCCCAAAATGAAGAAACTTCGGTTGTGTTTGGAATGCCAAAAGAGGCAATTAGGAGAGGAGGTGTGAACCACATCCTCCCTCTCACTGAAATTTACAAAACAATTGTGGGTTACGGCTGA